From Desulfofalx alkaliphila DSM 12257, the proteins below share one genomic window:
- a CDS encoding methyl-accepting chemotaxis protein, giving the protein MAEGRRLSLKLKQGLTVILIMSLFTLAMVVIQYISSTEIAKQSGTEKARGDLATGEALIDAWYPGPWRVEGDSLYKGDVLINNNFEIVDKIGEMTGNTATIFLGDTRITTNVLDQDGNRAVGTQVSEQVAKEVLEAGRNYYGTADVVGHIYQTAYTPIRDANGEIIGIWYVGAPQQTIEEMKGRATFFTATAGIIALILGACMLVYMANRFVVNPLYSVAVGVKGYGEGDFTTKIEVKSNDEIGDIATSLNKMTEQLSVLMKDVVDNAQLIAAHSQQLAASNEEISATMEEVASITSEVSATAAKEFENATITASEAESVGQLAQQGNAITQQTVEKINSIANLSQQAARAVNNLGKFSAEIGNITNVINDIAEQTNLLALNAAIEAARAGETGRGFAVVAEEVRKLAEQSASATEDINQLIKQVQLAVEDTSLAMQSSEEEVKEGVQLVSEAGKSLEQINLSVHKMVESINEIVMGSKQSSEGMEQVASSTEQVTASVQQMTSASQELAEIAGKLQVGINKFKMD; this is encoded by the coding sequence ATGGCCGAAGGGAGAAGGTTATCACTAAAGCTTAAGCAGGGTCTAACTGTGATTCTTATTATGAGTTTGTTTACATTGGCAATGGTTGTTATTCAGTACATTTCGTCTACAGAAATAGCGAAACAATCAGGTACTGAAAAAGCACGGGGAGATTTGGCAACCGGGGAAGCATTAATTGATGCCTGGTATCCTGGGCCATGGCGTGTGGAAGGCGATAGTCTTTATAAAGGGGATGTACTAATAAATAATAACTTTGAAATAGTAGATAAAATTGGCGAGATGACAGGGAACACCGCAACTATTTTTCTCGGTGACACTAGGATTACCACAAATGTTCTTGATCAGGACGGTAACAGGGCTGTGGGCACACAGGTATCCGAACAGGTGGCAAAAGAAGTATTAGAAGCGGGACGTAACTACTATGGCACCGCAGATGTGGTTGGCCATATATATCAAACTGCCTACACTCCAATAAGGGATGCCAATGGCGAAATAATAGGTATTTGGTATGTGGGTGCCCCGCAGCAAACTATTGAGGAAATGAAAGGCAGGGCAACTTTTTTCACAGCAACGGCAGGTATTATTGCCCTGATTCTTGGAGCATGTATGTTGGTATACATGGCAAATAGGTTTGTGGTGAATCCTTTATACTCGGTGGCGGTAGGCGTTAAAGGTTATGGCGAAGGGGATTTTACCACTAAAATAGAGGTTAAAAGCAATGACGAAATAGGTGATATAGCAACTAGCTTGAACAAGATGACAGAACAACTGTCTGTATTGATGAAAGATGTGGTAGATAATGCCCAATTGATAGCTGCCCATAGCCAACAACTGGCTGCATCCAATGAAGAAATAAGTGCAACCATGGAAGAGGTGGCCAGCATAACCAGTGAAGTATCTGCCACAGCAGCAAAAGAGTTTGAAAATGCTACGATTACAGCCAGTGAAGCGGAAAGTGTAGGTCAGTTAGCCCAGCAAGGCAATGCAATAACTCAGCAAACGGTAGAGAAGATTAACTCCATAGCAAACTTATCCCAACAGGCAGCCAGGGCTGTTAATAACTTAGGGAAGTTTTCTGCGGAAATTGGTAATATCACCAATGTTATAAATGATATTGCAGAGCAAACTAATCTACTGGCCCTAAATGCGGCTATTGAGGCAGCCAGAGCCGGTGAAACAGGCAGAGGTTTTGCTGTGGTAGCAGAGGAAGTTAGAAAGCTGGCTGAGCAGTCTGCCAGTGCCACAGAAGATATTAATCAGCTCATTAAACAAGTTCAATTGGCTGTGGAGGACACAAGCCTAGCTATGCAATCTAGTGAAGAGGAAGTAAAAGAAGGTGTGCAGCTAGTATCTGAAGCCGGAAAATCCTTAGAGCAAATAAATCTATCTGTGCATAAGATGGTGGAATCAATTAATGAAATTGTAATGGGCTCTAAACAATCCAGTGAAGGCATGGAGCAGGTGGCGTCCAGCACCGAACAGGTAACGGCCTCTGTGCAGCAGATGACTTCAGCATCTCAGGAACTGGCTGAGATAGCCGGCAAACTACAGGTGGGAATTAATAAATTTAAGATGGATTAA
- a CDS encoding DUF4430 domain-containing protein: MGFLKRLGIVAVLVAVAALAFYGYNSLLPKTSGEETFIEVVVSRGTGDEKEILYQQKIPVTKGQTVLSAMKDNFELELDYNESFVVGINGILASEDDQTAWFYSVNDKMPHVGAASYKLEGGERVEFNLRPWDDETNS, from the coding sequence ATGGGATTCTTAAAAAGACTAGGTATAGTGGCAGTGTTGGTGGCAGTGGCGGCTTTAGCTTTTTATGGTTACAACTCATTGTTACCGAAAACATCAGGAGAAGAAACCTTTATAGAGGTAGTGGTTTCCCGGGGCACCGGGGATGAGAAGGAAATATTATATCAGCAAAAAATACCTGTTACCAAAGGGCAAACTGTTTTATCGGCAATGAAGGATAATTTTGAACTGGAACTGGATTATAATGAGTCTTTTGTGGTCGGGATAAATGGGATTTTGGCCAGTGAAGATGATCAAACAGCTTGGTTTTATTCTGTGAACGATAAAATGCCACATGTGGGGGCAGCAAGCTACAAGCTTGAAGGAGGAGAAAGGGTTGAGTTCAATCTCCGCCCGTGGGACGATGAAACTAACAGCTAA
- a CDS encoding ECF transporter S component yields MSSISARGTMKLTAKSIALIAMLSSLSVVGRVLFAGIPNVQPSSVIIIITGFVLGSVPGILVGTLSAVLSNFFLGHGPWTIGQVFAWSVIGLLSGLLGKYRDCIPLIFQVLYVGFCGFLFGFIMSLCWAVMVGTFWPMYLAGLPFDAAHAVSNMLFYFLAGPTLIKLLEERVYMVKK; encoded by the coding sequence TTGAGTTCAATCTCCGCCCGTGGGACGATGAAACTAACAGCTAAAAGCATAGCGCTGATAGCTATGCTTTCTTCTTTGAGTGTGGTAGGCAGAGTGCTCTTTGCCGGTATTCCTAATGTACAGCCTTCATCCGTTATTATTATTATCACGGGTTTTGTGCTTGGCTCCGTACCTGGAATATTGGTTGGCACATTAAGTGCTGTTTTAAGCAATTTTTTTTTGGGTCACGGGCCTTGGACAATAGGTCAAGTTTTTGCCTGGAGTGTTATAGGCTTGCTTAGCGGTCTGTTAGGCAAGTACAGAGACTGCATACCTTTAATTTTTCAGGTGCTATATGTTGGATTTTGTGGTTTTTTATTTGGTTTTATCATGTCTCTGTGCTGGGCGGTTATGGTGGGCACCTTTTGGCCAATGTATTTAGCCGGCTTACCCTTTGATGCTGCCCATGCAGTCTCTAATATGCTCTTTTATTTTTTAGCAGGGCCTACCCTTATCAAACTGCTAGAGGAGAGGGTATATATGGTAAAAAAATAG
- the ltaE gene encoding low-specificity L-threonine aldolase — translation MIDLRSDTVTQPTIEMREAMANAEVGDDVFGEDSTINKLEEQVAHLVGKESALFLPTGTMANQVAILTHTQRGDEVILDAESHIVYYEVGAPAMLAGVQLLPVQGLLGRDAVQKLRQAYRPPDIHLPTSRLLCLENTFNRGGGTVMTPEEMKLVFEQAKEFGLSVHLDGARIFNAAVAARCDVKEFTQYCDSVMFSLSKGLCAPVGSMLAGNTDFIARARKYRKALGGGMRQAGILAAAGLVALKMTERLAEDHANAMALAEGLAEIKGLRVELHRVQTNIVLADITAIDTDAQSFVEEMHKRGVKCVAFGPHLVRFVTHKDVSRSDINQAIKVANIVIGSF, via the coding sequence ATGATTGATTTACGAAGTGATACCGTTACCCAACCAACCATTGAAATGAGAGAAGCTATGGCCAATGCAGAAGTGGGCGACGATGTTTTCGGAGAGGATTCCACCATAAATAAACTTGAAGAGCAAGTGGCACATCTAGTGGGAAAAGAATCGGCTTTGTTTTTACCTACAGGCACTATGGCTAACCAGGTGGCCATTTTAACCCACACTCAACGGGGCGATGAAGTGATATTGGATGCAGAATCTCATATTGTATACTACGAGGTCGGTGCCCCTGCTATGCTGGCAGGGGTGCAACTGCTGCCTGTTCAGGGGCTGTTGGGTCGAGATGCGGTGCAAAAATTGCGTCAGGCCTACCGTCCACCGGATATTCACTTACCCACCAGCCGCCTGCTGTGTTTAGAAAATACATTTAATCGTGGTGGGGGTACGGTTATGACCCCCGAAGAAATGAAATTGGTTTTTGAGCAGGCAAAAGAATTTGGATTATCGGTGCATCTTGACGGGGCCCGCATATTTAATGCTGCTGTAGCTGCCCGGTGTGATGTTAAGGAGTTTACCCAGTACTGTGATTCTGTGATGTTTTCCCTGTCTAAGGGCTTATGTGCCCCGGTGGGTTCAATGCTGGCAGGAAACACTGACTTTATTGCCAGGGCACGCAAGTACCGCAAGGCTTTGGGCGGGGGAATGCGCCAGGCAGGTATTTTAGCCGCCGCAGGACTGGTGGCCTTAAAGATGACAGAACGACTGGCCGAAGACCACGCAAACGCCATGGCTTTAGCAGAAGGTTTGGCTGAAATTAAAGGTCTACGGGTGGAACTGCATCGGGTGCAGACTAATATAGTTTTGGCAGATATTACCGCCATTGATACCGATGCACAATCCTTTGTGGAAGAAATGCATAAGCGTGGGGTAAAGTGCGTTGCCTTTGGGCCCCATTTAGTTCGTTTTGTAACCCATAAAGATGTTTCCCGCAGTGATATAAATCAGGCCATAAAGGTAGCCAATATTGTAATTGGCAGTTTCTAA
- a CDS encoding cell division protein SepF codes for MGKITDKILNILGFEVVEEEEPRLERDKEFLPKNEEKNETSWYSKMTARRQERREERLTEINTLPVPASYNVKMIVSCPSSFENSNKVADHLKNNHCVVVDFNELSVEHARRSLDYLSGVVFAIGGKASRVGSGIFLFVPANVSIEGAVQYMLTENDAVESDSTADHSLTKEERKSLFKTISA; via the coding sequence TTGGGTAAAATAACAGACAAAATTTTAAACATACTGGGGTTTGAAGTGGTTGAAGAAGAAGAGCCCCGCCTTGAGCGTGATAAAGAATTTTTACCTAAAAATGAAGAAAAAAATGAAACAAGTTGGTACAGCAAGATGACAGCAAGGCGCCAAGAACGTAGGGAGGAGCGCCTAACAGAAATCAATACCTTGCCTGTGCCGGCATCGTACAATGTAAAGATGATTGTCAGCTGCCCCAGTTCCTTTGAAAACTCTAATAAGGTGGCCGATCACCTAAAGAATAACCACTGTGTGGTGGTTGATTTTAACGAATTAAGCGTTGAACATGCCCGTCGGTCCCTAGACTATTTAAGTGGTGTAGTCTTTGCCATTGGTGGCAAGGCCAGCAGGGTAGGTTCCGGGATTTTCTTGTTCGTTCCTGCCAATGTATCTATCGAGGGTGCGGTACAGTATATGCTTACCGAGAATGATGCGGTGGAAAGCGATAGTACAGCCGACCACAGTCTGACAAAGGAAGAAAGAAAATCTCTTTTCAAAACAATCAGTGCTTAA
- a CDS encoding NAD(P)/FAD-dependent oxidoreductase, whose amino-acid sequence MRVAIIGAGVAGLACALEFEKLGIRPDIYEQRYQVGDLSPYSAALPNIGIVPVNNQLRYLNEKYNIKINPLGSIKKIAFHSPNNTHVRSCNLGSLGHLIKMGQDSDSLHQQLARKLKTPIKFKQHVDYFKIKEQYQWVVLADGSVSVPILMNIWQPTFAGWLRGGFLVGRFDAKRVDIWVDREFAREGFAYLTPFNEKSASIILTVNGLSRQEIHDYWNTFINKLPYKLTATGYFEMEFQTGYVQQHQVKNTLLVGNAGGFMAPFWGQGIFASIISGIEAARCIVQGESYDKKIKWLVDNNKKITHLKKKLDRLDNKGLDLLVKMMNIPGLRNLASAGNYSGIRIMTSLITSILGEDDKGT is encoded by the coding sequence TTGAGGGTTGCAATAATTGGAGCCGGTGTTGCAGGACTGGCATGTGCTTTAGAATTTGAAAAATTAGGTATAAGACCGGATATTTATGAACAACGCTATCAGGTGGGGGATTTATCACCCTATTCAGCCGCCCTGCCGAATATTGGAATAGTGCCGGTGAATAATCAACTTAGGTACTTAAATGAGAAGTATAATATTAAAATTAACCCCCTTGGTTCCATTAAAAAAATTGCCTTTCACAGCCCCAATAATACACATGTAAGGTCATGTAACTTAGGAAGTTTAGGGCATCTTATAAAAATGGGCCAAGACAGTGACAGCCTACATCAACAATTGGCAAGGAAATTAAAAACCCCCATTAAATTTAAGCAGCATGTGGATTATTTTAAGATTAAGGAGCAATACCAGTGGGTGGTGTTGGCAGACGGGTCGGTAAGTGTGCCCATTTTAATGAATATTTGGCAGCCAACCTTTGCAGGTTGGCTGCGCGGCGGTTTTTTAGTGGGCCGGTTCGATGCCAAGAGGGTGGATATTTGGGTGGATCGGGAATTTGCCCGGGAAGGATTTGCGTACCTTACACCCTTCAATGAAAAATCGGCCAGCATAATATTAACGGTAAACGGACTAAGCAGACAGGAAATACATGATTATTGGAATACCTTTATTAATAAATTACCATATAAGTTAACTGCCACAGGATACTTTGAGATGGAGTTTCAAACAGGTTATGTTCAGCAACATCAAGTAAAGAATACATTGCTGGTGGGCAATGCCGGGGGTTTTATGGCCCCCTTTTGGGGTCAAGGTATCTTTGCATCAATAATAAGTGGAATAGAGGCCGCTCGCTGCATTGTTCAAGGAGAAAGTTACGATAAGAAAATAAAGTGGTTGGTAGATAACAATAAAAAAATCACCCATTTAAAGAAAAAACTTGACCGTTTAGACAATAAAGGGCTGGATCTATTGGTTAAAATGATGAATATACCGGGATTGAGAAATCTGGCCTCAGCCGGTAATTATAGCGGTATCAGGATAATGACAAGTTTAATTACATCCATTTTGGGTGAGGATGATAAGGGGACTTAG
- a CDS encoding NAD(P)/FAD-dependent oxidoreductase has translation MKVAIIGAGISGLSCAHELERHGITPDIFEERSQPGELFPHVSAMMELFIRPKGDPIAYLNKDFHIKLKPKQKLMKVHMKFSGVQRNITGSLGYFFTRGQLEDSVENQLCGMIKAKINYNVKVNFEELKDVYDYVVVCTGSAQEAKTLGLWDSVFYSILRGAVILGEFDPQQLLMWFNKKYNDTGYAYLTPFGEDMASIVLIVRNIGPEEIDDYWHLFWQNEKFKYKVIESFTLEHEAGFVNPYQVGNVLLAGNAGGLLEPFLGFGQIFAIRSGVYAAQAIAKQDDYDKLLSPILGDLNRSVTLREHLNIASNRIMNYTIWGLTLPGIKNLVYNSNIDVLKYGVGPLLKALDKITGEKISRQ, from the coding sequence ATGAAAGTTGCAATAATTGGCGCCGGTATTTCGGGTTTATCCTGTGCCCATGAATTAGAGCGTCACGGTATAACACCTGATATATTTGAAGAAAGAAGCCAACCGGGGGAACTATTTCCCCATGTATCGGCTATGATGGAGCTGTTTATTCGACCCAAAGGCGATCCTATAGCTTACTTAAATAAAGATTTTCATATAAAATTAAAACCGAAGCAAAAACTAATGAAGGTTCATATGAAATTTTCCGGGGTACAAAGAAATATAACTGGAAGTTTAGGGTATTTTTTTACAAGAGGTCAGCTCGAAGACAGTGTTGAAAACCAATTATGTGGTATGATAAAGGCTAAAATAAATTACAACGTTAAAGTCAACTTTGAAGAATTAAAGGATGTCTATGATTATGTGGTGGTATGCACCGGCAGTGCCCAAGAGGCAAAAACCCTTGGACTGTGGGACAGCGTCTTCTATTCTATTCTGCGCGGTGCAGTAATACTCGGTGAATTTGACCCGCAGCAACTATTGATGTGGTTTAATAAAAAGTACAATGACACCGGTTATGCTTATTTAACACCCTTTGGGGAAGACATGGCGTCAATAGTTTTAATAGTACGTAACATTGGGCCGGAAGAAATTGATGACTACTGGCACTTATTTTGGCAAAATGAGAAATTTAAATATAAGGTGATAGAAAGCTTTACCCTGGAGCACGAGGCGGGTTTTGTGAATCCCTATCAAGTTGGAAATGTGTTGCTGGCAGGCAATGCAGGGGGCCTGTTGGAACCCTTTTTGGGTTTTGGTCAAATATTTGCAATTCGATCAGGCGTTTATGCTGCCCAGGCAATTGCTAAACAAGATGATTACGATAAATTATTGTCTCCCATATTGGGCGATTTAAATAGGTCAGTTACCCTAAGAGAACATCTAAATATTGCCAGCAATAGAATAATGAACTATACTATTTGGGGACTGACCTTGCCGGGTATTAAAAATCTTGTTTACAATAGTAATATTGATGTATTAAAATATGGGGTTGGGCCATTGTTGAAAGCGTTAGATAAAATAACTGGGGAGAAAATTTCCCGGCAATAA
- a CDS encoding sensor domain-containing diguanylate cyclase, protein MNYEQFANGIPIPVFMVGKNGDFLFVNNSMIEMYGYNLKEFTTGAVDLLFSNKGEAEKFYDLIKVSLKTGQSGQYFGQNQKKNGETVDVDISWSVVTLETQKYVVGCVLNADLQKGAQPDAQNRLRESLMEIEERKEIEEELRNIHIRLRKATARLQGLSSIDHVTGLYNRVYLLSLLDEETKRVVEIKGKISLILIAIDYYEQYVEKFGIAITDQLTQYVAQTIQENLSSRDLAGRYTDGSFMVVLPDRDLAAAENFVKEVQNSVQNIKSTTDNQSIHITVSAGLTGNNFRVNKLKPDFAQRWMLQLVQSALNKAQKSGRNEMVVELA, encoded by the coding sequence ATGAATTACGAACAATTTGCCAACGGTATACCGATACCGGTTTTTATGGTGGGAAAAAACGGTGACTTTTTATTTGTAAACAACAGTATGATAGAAATGTATGGTTACAACCTAAAGGAATTCACCACCGGGGCAGTGGATCTGTTGTTTTCTAATAAAGGTGAAGCAGAGAAGTTTTATGATTTGATCAAAGTATCTCTTAAAACAGGTCAAAGCGGGCAGTATTTTGGGCAAAACCAAAAGAAGAACGGTGAAACCGTTGATGTTGATATAAGCTGGTCTGTGGTGACCTTGGAAACACAAAAATATGTAGTTGGTTGTGTCCTCAACGCTGATTTACAAAAAGGTGCTCAACCCGATGCACAAAACAGACTTAGGGAATCATTAATGGAGATAGAAGAACGAAAAGAAATAGAAGAAGAGCTGCGAAATATACACATCAGATTAAGAAAAGCCACCGCTCGTTTGCAAGGGTTATCCAGTATAGATCATGTCACCGGTTTGTACAACCGGGTTTATTTATTATCATTGCTTGATGAAGAGACCAAGCGTGTTGTGGAAATAAAGGGAAAAATCTCTTTAATATTGATTGCCATTGATTATTATGAACAGTATGTAGAGAAATTTGGCATAGCAATAACGGATCAGTTAACACAGTATGTGGCCCAAACTATACAAGAAAACCTAAGTTCAAGGGATCTGGCCGGCCGTTATACCGATGGCAGCTTTATGGTGGTGCTGCCGGATAGGGACTTAGCAGCGGCTGAAAACTTTGTAAAAGAAGTCCAGAATTCGGTACAAAACATTAAATCAACCACGGATAATCAAAGTATACATATTACCGTCAGTGCCGGATTAACGGGAAATAATTTTAGGGTTAATAAGTTAAAACCGGATTTTGCCCAACGATGGATGTTACAACTGGTGCAATCGGCCTTGAATAAAGCACAAAAGTCTGGCAGAAATGAAATGGTTGTAGAATTGGCTTAA
- a CDS encoding CBO0543 family protein — MRAINFQWNNETYILVTSLILSTVGIVLVLRLHWRRYGLLYLLSAITGLLLCYLFVKLNLYSFPYRLFPTVSSMPFLEIATAFPLLVLLGVRYSPKTWRYKIAFYWPIIHLGMLGETILLNYTDLIHYELKWDFWHSYTWWWIYLLVFEWIGGLIIPQHLRKPISTESFRYGMLLWAIKHFILIGTIFLGGYYLAKTI; from the coding sequence GTGAGGGCTATAAATTTTCAGTGGAATAATGAAACCTATATTTTAGTAACATCTCTAATCCTTAGCACAGTGGGGATTGTTTTAGTATTAAGGCTGCACTGGAGACGTTACGGTCTTTTGTACTTGCTAAGTGCAATTACAGGCCTACTGTTATGTTATCTTTTTGTTAAGTTAAACCTTTACTCATTTCCTTATCGGCTCTTCCCCACTGTCTCATCAATGCCCTTTTTAGAAATAGCAACCGCTTTTCCATTGCTGGTCTTGCTTGGGGTGCGGTACAGTCCCAAAACGTGGAGATATAAGATTGCTTTTTATTGGCCAATCATTCATCTAGGTATGTTAGGAGAGACAATATTGCTAAACTATACCGACTTAATACACTATGAATTAAAGTGGGACTTTTGGCATTCATACACCTGGTGGTGGATCTACCTGCTGGTTTTTGAGTGGATTGGCGGTTTAATTATTCCCCAGCATCTACGCAAGCCAATCAGCACAGAGTCTTTTCGTTACGGTATGTTATTGTGGGCAATTAAGCATTTCATTTTGATAGGTACTATATTTTTAGGTGGATATTACCTGGCAAAAACAATTTGA